DNA from bacterium:
CTCGACCAGGTGAGCCGGTTTACCTCGATCAGCGGGGCGTCCCTGCCGACGTTCGTGTGGGGTCTCTTATTGTTGATGATCTTCTACGGGCACTTCGGCTGGCTGCCGCCGGGGCGGCTCTCGCTCAACGCGGACCTCTACGTCCGCGGCGGCACGTTCCATCCCTACACGGGTCTCATGACGGTCGACGCGCTGCTGAACGGCCAGCTGTGGCTGTTGTGGGACACGGTCCGGCACCTGATTCTGCCGGTTGCGACGCTCACGTACTACCTCACCGCGGTCCTCGTGCGCATCACCCGGTCCTCAATGCTGGAGACGCTCCGGACCGACTACGTCCGGACCGCCCGGGCCAAGGGTCTGGCGGAGCGCGTCGTGGTGGACAAGCACGCCCGGCGGAACGCGTTGATACCCGTGATCACTCTGGGCAGCCTGCTGTTCGTCGGCCTCCTCAGCGGCGTCGTCATCACCGAGACCGTGTTTAACTACCCCGGCATCGGGCAGTGGGGCGTCTCCGCGAGCCAGCAGCTGGACATCCCCGCTGTGACCGGGTTTGCCCTGATCTTTGCCGGCCTCCTCGTGATCGGCAACCTCTGCGCGGACGTCATGTACGCCCTCGTGGATCCGCGCATCCGCCTGCAGTGAGCATCGCCCACGCCCGTCCGGCCAGCCTGCCGGCGGCGCTGCGGCCGAAGGTCGGCGAAACCGGCTGGCATCGGACCCTCCGGCGCTTCCGGAGCAACCCGCTGTCGGTGCTGGGCGCGGTGATCGTCGCGTTCTTCGTGGTCGTCGCACTCCTCGCGCCGTTCCTGGCGCATCCCACCGAGCGGAATCCGTACATGATCCCGCACTCGGGGTACGCCAGCGATCCGCGGCCGCCCAGCCCGGGCCACCCCTTCGGCACGACCGAGGAGCAGTTCGATCTGTTTTACGGCGTCGTGTGGGGGGCGCGGACGGCCTTTATCGTCGCGCTGAGCGTCGTCGCCACCGCCGTCGCCATCGCGCTCACCCTCGGCAGTCTCAGCGGCTTCTACGGTGGCCCCGTCGACGAGGCGGTGATGCGGGTGACCGACATCTTCCTGGCCTTTCCGGGTCTCATTCTGACGGTCGTCATCGTCGCGGTGCTCGGCCAGAGCGTGCGGAACGCCGTGATCGCGATCGCCGTGGTGGAGTGGCCGACGTACACGCGTCTGCTGCGCGGCGAGTTTCTCCGCGTGCGCGACATGGAGTACGTGCAGGCGGCGCGGGCGCTGGGCAGCCGCGATCTGCACACGATCGCGCGCCACGTGATTCCCAATACCGTCTACCCCTTGTTGATTCTCGCGTCGCTCAACATGGGCGGCATCGTGATCACGTTCGCGGCGCTCTCCTTCCTCGGCCTCGGCGCGCCGCCCGGGTACGCCGACTGGGGCCAGCTGGTCAGCCTGTCGCATAACTGGATCGCGGGGACGGCGGGCGACCCGTTCACGTATTGGTACACGCTGATCGTGCCGGGTCTGGCGATTTTCCTGTTTGTGCTCGGGTGGAACCTGCTCGGGGACGCGTTTCGCGATGTCTTCGACCCGCGGCTCCAGGGGAGCCGGTAGGCTCCGGCGGCGCCATCGCACCCGGGGGCGTTCTGACGGCGGAATGATCGCGGCCCGCCTGCCGTGGAGGCACCGGGACAGTATTTCTATCCGATTTTCAAGCAGTAGGGCGGAGGCACGCGTCTCGGAGCGGCAGGCTTCCGGAGGGAGACCGCATCACGGTCTCCCTCCTCACGTCGCGGCCGATCCCGCGCGCTTCGCCATCTCACCACGATGGCCGTCGGAAAGACTGCGAGCGCGATGATCTCCCTGTGCCCCACGAATACGGACCGCCCCCACCGCTGTCAGGACGACCATCGCCAGGATGAGCACGGTGACAACCAGCGAGGCCCGCGTCCTCAGCGGTTGCGGGAGGGCCGCGAGCGGGAACAGCGCACAGAGCGCCACGGCATTGCCGTAGATGCCCAGCCGGATCCTTCGGCGTGCTTCGCGCGGTGCCGCTCGAAGCGCCGCGACGCCGAGAGCGGGCACGAGGACCGCGCAGCACGCCCAAAACCACAGCGGAACCGGTCCATGCTTCGTCAGGGCCGCATAGACCAGGACAAACCCGAGGAGCGCCCCGGTCCAGCCTAAGGCGCGCTCCGGCAGGGACGGGGCAGGCGCCGTCTCTGTGACCGGGCCCCCGGGCGCCTACGCAACGAACAGAAAGAACGGGAAGGGATGGCCGCTTCCCCCGTGTGAGATTACCGGGTGATGGCCGCCGATGCCATGACGACCCCGCGGACCGACCACGACGTGTTGCGTGTAGAGCGGCTGGGGCGCGCCCGCGAACACATCCTGATCGGCCTCATCATGGCGGGCGCCCTGGTGCTTCGCCTCCTCGGCGTGGGCCGGGGTCTCCCGTACCTGCACGAATGGGATGAGTGGTTCCAGCTCCCGCCGGTCATCAAGATGGTCCTCTACCACACGCTGAACCCGGGCATCTTCATCTACGGAAGCCTCTACTACTATTTGCTGCTCCCGGTGGTCTACGCGCATTTTCTCTACCTGCACGCCGCCGGCGTGATAAAGTCGTTTGACGATGTCGTCCTGACGCACCCGCTCATTCCCGGCTACGGATGGTACATCAACCTGCCGTCGTTCTATGTGTGGGCGCGCGCCGCCACAGCGCTGCTGGGCGCGGCCACCGTCTACCTGACCTATCGCCTCGGGCGGGCGGCGTTCGGCCGCCCGGTCGGCGTGCTGGCCGCGGCCCTGCTCGCGGTGGCCCCGGGCGCCGTGTACTACGCCGACACCGTGCGGGTGGACGTGCCGGTGGCGTTCTTTTCGACGGCCGCCCTGCTCGCGGGACTCGGCGTGCTGCGGCGGGGAAGGCGCCGGGACTACCTCGTCGCGGGCCTGCTGGCCGGCCTCGCAATCTCGACGAAGCAGACGGCGGTGTGGGTCGTACCCGCGCTTCTCATCGCGCACGCCTGCAACGGGCGGCGCACCGCGTTCGTCGACGGTCCGCTCGGGCTCATGATCGCGGGCATCATCGCCGGCGGTCTTCTCGGGACGCCGTACCTGCTCATCCGGCCGGACCTCGTGTGGGCGGGCTTCAACGCCCAGGTGGGCACCTACGGCGTGCTCGCGCTGCCGCGTCCCCGCGTGTACCTCCACCATCTGAGTTTCTTCCTGGCGTACCTCCTGTGGCCGACCCAGGGCGGGGATTGGTACGTCGTCCCGCACGCCGGGTTCGGTCTGGCGCCCGGAAT
Protein-coding regions in this window:
- a CDS encoding ABC transporter permease, encoding MSIAHARPASLPAALRPKVGETGWHRTLRRFRSNPLSVLGAVIVAFFVVVALLAPFLAHPTERNPYMIPHSGYASDPRPPSPGHPFGTTEEQFDLFYGVVWGARTAFIVALSVVATAVAIALTLGSLSGFYGGPVDEAVMRVTDIFLAFPGLILTVVIVAVLGQSVRNAVIAIAVVEWPTYTRLLRGEFLRVRDMEYVQAARALGSRDLHTIARHVIPNTVYPLLILASLNMGGIVITFAALSFLGLGAPPGYADWGQLVSLSHNWIAGTAGDPFTYWYTLIVPGLAIFLFVLGWNLLGDAFRDVFDPRLQGSR
- a CDS encoding ABC transporter permease; translation: LDQVSRFTSISGASLPTFVWGLLLLMIFYGHFGWLPPGRLSLNADLYVRGGTFHPYTGLMTVDALLNGQLWLLWDTVRHLILPVATLTYYLTAVLVRITRSSMLETLRTDYVRTARAKGLAERVVVDKHARRNALIPVITLGSLLFVGLLSGVVITETVFNYPGIGQWGVSASQQLDIPAVTGFALIFAGLLVIGNLCADVMYALVDPRIRLQ
- a CDS encoding glycosyltransferase family 39 protein; the encoded protein is MAADAMTTPRTDHDVLRVERLGRAREHILIGLIMAGALVLRLLGVGRGLPYLHEWDEWFQLPPVIKMVLYHTLNPGIFIYGSLYYYLLLPVVYAHFLYLHAAGVIKSFDDVVLTHPLIPGYGWYINLPSFYVWARAATALLGAATVYLTYRLGRAAFGRPVGVLAAALLAVAPGAVYYADTVRVDVPVAFFSTAALLAGLGVLRRGRRRDYLVAGLLAGLAISTKQTAVWVVPALLIAHACNGRRTAFVDGPLGLMIAGIIAGGLLGTPYLLIRPDLVWAGFNAQVGTYGVLALPRPRVYLHHLSFFLAYLLWPTQGGDWYVVPHAGFGLAPGIAAVAGLAVGFRERPRVQAYLVAFPVLLLLFLGRANVYYTRNLAPVLPIAAICAAAGGVWIWQAVTSVRPLPAAGPVWHASWRAAVAAAGIVVLLIGPVRESAALAWWLNRHEDTRTQAVRWLLGHVPRGAGVAFELELAWFLPSLDGLPFRMQWTDRQTPLAWYAKSRIDYAVVSEWNPVNACPTIALVSRPPYLPTVAEEAAFVPNSFPVIDPTVVVIRPRAPCPWAAPLADVIPAGAPAVRLTP